From Mytilus edulis chromosome 9, xbMytEdul2.2, whole genome shotgun sequence, the proteins below share one genomic window:
- the LOC139488048 gene encoding methionine aminopeptidase 1-like, with protein sequence MAETAIAARVCETPGCDKAAKLQCPTCIKLMIQGSFFCSQECFKGFWTEHKKVHKKAKQGTDINNDSYNPWPGFKYTGQLRGYPVSSKRSVPDHIPRPDYAEHPEGVPLTERQMRGSTNIKILSDEEREGLRVACKLGREVIDIAADTIHIGVTTEEIDRIVHEACIDRECYPSPLNYYCFPKSCCTSVNEVICHGIPDARPLENGDIVNVDITTFHGGFHGDLNETFFVGEVSDSAKKLVKTTHECLSQAIAEVKPGVRYRDIGNIIQKHAQANGFSVVRSYCGHGIHQLFHTAPSVPHYSKNKAIGVMKPGHSFTIEPMISEGTWRDEMWPDNWTAVTQDGRLSAQFEHTLLVTDTGVDVLTQRRENNGQPHFMDKI encoded by the exons ATGGCTGAAACAGCAATTGCAGCACGAGTCTGTGAAACCCCTGGTTGTGACAAAGCAGCCAAGCTCCAATGTCCTACTTGTATTAAGTTAATGATACAAGGATCATTTTTCTGTTCACAG GAATGTTTTAAAGGATTTTGGACAGAACACAAGAAGGTGCACAAAAAAGCAA agcAAGGTACAGATATAAATAATGATTCCTATAACCCATGGCCTGGATTTAAGTATACTGGACAATTAAGAGGTTACCCTGTA AGTTCAAAGAGATCTGTTCCTGACCATATACCCAGACCAGATTATGCTGAACATCCTGAAG GTGTACCATTAACAGAAAGACAAATGAGAGGGTcaacaaatatcaaaattctatCAGACGAGGAACGGGAAGGACTGAGAGTGGCTTGTAAG CTTGGGAGAGAGGTGATAGATATAGCAGCTGATACTATACATATAGGAGTAACCACAGAGGAGATTGATCGAATAGTACATGAA GCCTGTATAGATAGAGAATGTTATCCATCACCATTAAATTATTACTGTTTTCCTAAATCTTGTTGCAC GTCTGTTAATGAAGTAATTTGCCATGGAATTCCAGATGCTAGACCTTTAGAAAATGGGGACATTGTAAATG tGGATATTACAACATTTCACGGAGGTTTCCATGGAGATCtcaatgaaacattttttgttgGTGAAGTTTCAGATAGTGCTAAAAAACTAGTCAAAACAACACATGAATGTCTGTCACAGGCTATTGCTGAAG TAAAACCAGGAGTTAGATACAGAGATATAGGAAATATTATACAGAAACATGCACAAGCTAATGGTTTCTCTGTAGTAAGAAGTTACTGTGGACATGGCATTCACCA GTTGTTTCACACAGCACCAAGTGTACCTCATTACTCAA AGAACAAAGCTATAGGTGTTATGAAACCTGGTCATTCATTCACGATAGAACCTATGATATCTGAAG gaaCCTGGAGAGATGAAATGTGGCCAGATAACTGGACTGCTGTGACACAAGATGGACGTCTATCAGCACAGTTTGAACATACATTGTTAGTGACGGATACAGGTGTGGATGTTTTAACACAAAGACGAGAAAATAATGGTCAGCCACATTTCATGGATAAAATATGA